One Lasioglossum baleicum unplaced genomic scaffold, iyLasBale1 scaffold2867, whole genome shotgun sequence genomic region harbors:
- the LOC143221648 gene encoding ubiquitin-conjugating enzyme E2Q-like protein CG4502, which produces MYQLAPVLPYLNEKFKDFECSIDRQGTVGVPDKRVCLRRLMKELGEIQRTQHRLESTFTAELVNDNLFEWHVRLHKIDPESELAADMRELNIPYILLHVVFPENFPFAPPFMRVISPRIEKGFVMEGGAICMELLTPRGWASAYTIEAVITQFAASIVKGQ; this is translated from the exons ATGTACCAACTTGCCCCAGTCCTCCCATATTTAAACGAGAAATTTAAAGATTTCGAATGCAGCATCGATAGGCAG GGTACTGTCGGAGTACCAGACAAAAGAGTTTGTCTGCGACGATTAATGAAGGAGCTTGGTGAAATTCAGAGGACCCAGCACCGACTTGAGTCGACCTTCACCGCAGAATTAGTCAATGACAATTTATTTGAATGGCATGTCAGACTCCACAAGATCGATCCAGAGAGTGAACTTGCTGCTGACATGAGAGAGCTCAATATACCCTACATCCTCTTACACGTCGTCTTCCCAGAGAACTTTCCGTTTGCGCCACCTTTTATGCGCGTTATTTCGCCCAGAATTGAAAAGGGATTCGTAATGGAAGGTGGTGCTATTTGCATGGAACTTCTGACACCGCGGGGTTGGGCCAGTGCTTACACTATTGAGGCTGTTATCACACAATTTGCCGCCAGTATTGTTAAAGGACAG